One stretch of Limnohabitans sp. DNA includes these proteins:
- the cphA gene encoding cyanophycin synthetase, with product MQVSRIRALRGPNLWSRHTAIEAIVSCGPEDSGLSAQHPVEQQLRRIFPAVGPFDGQRPGEAVTLAHALEKVTLSLQAHAGCPVSFSRTMPTEEPGVFQVVVQYTEEVVGRLALSLAEQLCQAAAAGAGFDLEGAIAQLHEHDEDVRLGPSTGSIVDAAMSRGIPIRRLTDGSMVQFGWGAKQRRIQAAETDTTSAIAESIAQDKDLTKSLLHAAGVPVPMGRPSKSLDEAWAIAHEIGLPVVVKPQDGNQGKGVSVNITAREAFDKAYATAVRYGTVLVEKFLPGHDYRLLVVGDKLVAAARREPPLVVGDGKHTVRQLVDLVNADPRRGEGHATSLTKIRFDDIAIGRLHAQDLEPESVPAKGRRVILRNNANLSTGGTATDVTDEVHPEVKARVIAAAQMVGVDICGVDVVCESLSRPLEDQNGGIVELNAAPGLRMHISPSFGKGRDVGNAVIDLMFPDGDNGRIPVIAVTGTNGKTTTVRLAAHLLKAQGLRVGMTNTDGVYVNGRQTDSGDCSGPRSARNVLMHPDVDAAVFETARGGLLREGLAFDRCQVAVVTNLGAGDHLGLNYITTLEDLSVLKRVIVLNVDPRGMAVLNANDPAVVAMARHSPGDVTFFALDANHPVLATHRAQGKRVVYVEDGAIVAQKGRQVFRIPLSQVPLTRQGQIGFLTENVLAAVGAAWAVDVHWDAMAQGLATFISDIQGVPGRFNLFDYQGATLIADYGHNPDAIQALVQAVENMPANKRVVVISGAGDRRDQDIRDQTQILGKAFDEVLLFQDACQRGREDGEVIGLLREGLQGALRTTHVQDIQGEFNAIDTALSRLSPGDLCLILIDQVEEALAYITEKVKASNGAN from the coding sequence ATGCAAGTTTCTCGTATTCGCGCTTTGCGTGGCCCCAATCTGTGGAGCCGCCACACCGCCATCGAAGCCATCGTCAGCTGCGGTCCCGAAGACAGCGGCCTGTCAGCGCAGCACCCGGTTGAGCAGCAACTGCGTCGCATCTTTCCCGCGGTCGGTCCGTTTGATGGGCAGCGCCCCGGCGAGGCCGTCACGCTGGCCCATGCGTTGGAAAAAGTCACCTTGAGCCTGCAAGCGCACGCAGGCTGCCCGGTGTCCTTCAGCCGCACCATGCCCACCGAGGAGCCCGGCGTGTTTCAGGTGGTGGTGCAGTACACCGAAGAAGTGGTAGGTCGTTTGGCGCTGAGCCTGGCCGAGCAACTGTGTCAGGCCGCCGCAGCAGGTGCCGGCTTCGACCTGGAAGGCGCCATCGCGCAATTGCACGAACACGACGAAGACGTGCGCCTTGGGCCTTCGACCGGGTCCATCGTGGACGCCGCCATGTCGCGCGGAATCCCGATCCGTCGCCTCACCGATGGCAGCATGGTGCAATTTGGCTGGGGCGCCAAGCAGCGACGCATCCAGGCCGCCGAAACCGACACCACCAGCGCCATTGCCGAATCGATTGCACAAGACAAGGACCTGACCAAAAGCCTGCTGCACGCGGCAGGCGTGCCCGTGCCCATGGGGCGCCCGTCCAAGAGCCTGGACGAAGCCTGGGCCATTGCCCATGAAATCGGTCTGCCGGTTGTGGTCAAACCCCAAGACGGCAACCAGGGCAAAGGGGTCTCGGTCAACATCACTGCGCGTGAGGCGTTTGACAAAGCCTATGCCACCGCTGTGCGGTATGGCACCGTGCTGGTGGAAAAGTTTTTGCCCGGCCACGATTACCGCCTGCTGGTGGTGGGCGACAAACTGGTGGCCGCCGCAAGGCGCGAGCCGCCGCTGGTCGTGGGCGATGGCAAGCACACCGTGCGCCAATTGGTCGATCTGGTCAATGCCGACCCACGCCGGGGTGAAGGTCACGCGACATCTTTGACCAAAATCCGTTTTGACGACATCGCCATCGGCCGCCTGCATGCGCAAGACCTGGAGCCCGAATCGGTGCCCGCCAAGGGCCGCCGCGTGATTTTGCGCAACAACGCCAACCTGTCCACCGGCGGCACCGCCACCGATGTGACCGACGAAGTGCACCCCGAGGTCAAAGCCCGCGTGATCGCGGCGGCACAAATGGTGGGCGTGGACATTTGCGGCGTTGACGTGGTCTGCGAATCGCTCTCGCGCCCGCTCGAAGACCAAAACGGTGGCATCGTCGAGCTCAACGCCGCACCGGGCCTGCGCATGCACATCAGCCCCTCGTTTGGCAAAGGCAGGGATGTGGGCAATGCCGTCATTGACCTCATGTTCCCCGATGGCGACAACGGCCGCATCCCGGTGATTGCCGTGACCGGCACCAACGGCAAAACCACCACCGTGCGCTTGGCGGCTCACCTGCTCAAGGCCCAAGGCCTGCGCGTGGGCATGACCAACACCGACGGGGTCTACGTCAATGGCCGCCAAACCGACTCGGGCGACTGCAGCGGCCCGCGCAGCGCCCGCAACGTGTTGATGCACCCCGATGTGGATGCCGCCGTGTTCGAGACCGCCCGAGGCGGCTTGCTGCGCGAGGGCCTGGCCTTTGACCGCTGCCAAGTGGCCGTGGTCACCAACTTGGGCGCAGGCGACCACCTGGGCCTGAACTACATCACCACCCTGGAAGACCTGTCGGTGCTCAAACGGGTGATCGTGCTCAACGTGGACCCCAGGGGCATGGCCGTGCTCAACGCCAACGACCCGGCTGTGGTGGCCATGGCCCGGCACAGCCCGGGCGATGTGACCTTTTTTGCGCTGGACGCCAACCACCCCGTGCTGGCCACGCACCGCGCCCAAGGCAAACGCGTGGTCTATGTGGAAGACGGCGCCATCGTAGCCCAAAAAGGCAGACAGGTGTTCCGCATCCCGCTGAGCCAAGTGCCGCTCACACGCCAAGGTCAAATCGGTTTTCTGACCGAGAACGTGTTGGCCGCGGTGGGCGCGGCTTGGGCGGTAGACGTGCACTGGGATGCGATGGCGCAAGGCCTGGCCACCTTCATCAGCGACATCCAGGGCGTCCCCGGTCGCTTCAACCTGTTTGACTACCAGGGCGCGACGCTCATTGCCGATTACGGACACAACCCGGACGCCATCCAGGCTTTGGTGCAGGCGGTGGAGAACATGCCCGCCAACAAGCGCGTGGTGGTGATCAGTGGTGCGGGCGACCGGCGCGACCAGGACATCCGCGACCAGACGCAAATTCTGGGCAAAGCATTTGACGAAGTGCTGCTGTTCCAAGACGCTTGCCAACGCGGGCGCGAAGACGGCGAGGTGATCGGTTTGCTGCGCGAAGGTCTGCAAGGCGCGCTGCGCACCACCCATGTGCAAGACATCCAGGGCGAGTTCAATGCCATCGACACCGCCCTGTCGCGCCTGTCACCGGGCGATCTGTGCCTGATTTTGATTGACCAGGTCGAAGAGGCTTTGGCGTACATCACCGAAAAGGTCAAGGCCAGCAACGGGGCCAACTGA
- the cphA gene encoding cyanophycin synthetase: MSAHPTPHPIQFLRMTPLRGPNIWTYRPVIEALIDIGDLEDCPSNTLPGFAERLAAWLPGLVEHRCSVGERGGFLKRLQEGTWPGHILEHVALELQTRAGMQTGFGKAREAGPRGVYKVVIRTRHEAVSRQALHSARDLILAAISDQAFDVTAHIAQLTQMVDSLCIGPSTASIVDAAADRGIPSIRLNDGNLVQLGYGQRQRRIWTAETDRTSAIAEGISKDKDLTKQLLSMCGVPVPEGQIVDSPQAAWTAAQDIGLPVCVKPTDGNHARGVSLELSRQEDIEAAYGIALAEGSEVIVERFILGQEHRLLVVGDQVVAINKGETASVVGDGVHTVQQLIELQINSDPRRGEEEDFPLDTIRLEDHTTSVLELKRQGLNAGSVPEAGRSVLIMRTGNMSMDVTDLVHPDVAAQAVLAARVVGLDIAGVDLVVEDISKPLGPQGGAVVEVNAGPGLLMHLKPATGQPRPVGQAIANHLFKPEDNGRIPVVGLIGDGDTTQPAQLLAWLLHLLGLHTGLSCANGLFLNQRQLPTQDGMDWAQAQRLLINRGVQAAVFESDARHLLAQGLPYDRCQIGIVTRMPRATGLDDLYPGGDEKMPGYIRTQIDVVLPEGTAVLNAADPEVAALADYCDGSVMFYADDEHNTRLQAHRSAGHRVGFWREGQLVLAQGPKEHLVLASQRPAVARLLKTGSLNTSDMLVAACAAWALDIGTDLIRAGIKSYGSLPTA, from the coding sequence ATGAGCGCACACCCCACACCCCACCCCATTCAGTTCCTGCGCATGACCCCATTGCGCGGCCCCAACATCTGGACTTACCGCCCGGTCATCGAAGCCCTGATCGACATCGGCGACCTGGAAGACTGCCCCTCCAACACCCTGCCCGGCTTCGCAGAGCGTCTGGCGGCTTGGCTGCCCGGCCTGGTCGAGCACCGCTGCAGTGTGGGCGAGCGTGGCGGCTTTTTGAAGCGGCTGCAAGAAGGCACCTGGCCGGGTCACATTCTGGAGCATGTGGCGCTGGAGCTGCAAACACGCGCCGGCATGCAAACCGGTTTTGGCAAAGCCCGCGAAGCTGGGCCCCGGGGTGTTTACAAGGTTGTCATCCGCACCCGTCATGAAGCCGTGAGCCGTCAGGCCCTGCACAGTGCACGCGATTTGATTCTGGCCGCCATTTCAGACCAGGCTTTTGATGTCACTGCGCACATCGCCCAACTGACCCAAATGGTGGACAGCCTGTGCATTGGCCCGAGTACCGCCAGCATCGTCGATGCAGCCGCCGACCGGGGCATCCCGAGCATTCGCCTGAACGATGGCAACTTGGTGCAGCTGGGCTATGGCCAGCGCCAGCGTCGCATCTGGACCGCCGAGACCGATCGCACCAGCGCGATTGCCGAAGGCATCTCCAAAGACAAGGACCTGACCAAGCAGCTGCTGAGCATGTGTGGTGTGCCCGTACCCGAAGGCCAGATCGTCGACAGCCCGCAAGCGGCCTGGACCGCGGCCCAGGACATTGGCCTGCCGGTCTGCGTCAAGCCCACCGATGGCAACCATGCCCGGGGGGTGTCGCTCGAACTGTCACGCCAGGAAGACATCGAAGCGGCCTATGGCATCGCCTTGGCCGAAGGCAGCGAGGTCATCGTCGAGCGTTTCATTTTGGGCCAGGAACACCGCCTGCTGGTGGTGGGTGACCAAGTGGTGGCGATCAACAAAGGCGAAACCGCCAGCGTGGTGGGCGATGGCGTGCACACCGTGCAACAACTGATCGAACTGCAAATCAACTCCGACCCGCGCCGGGGCGAAGAAGAAGACTTTCCCCTGGACACCATCCGCCTGGAAGACCACACCACCTCGGTGCTGGAGCTCAAGCGCCAAGGCCTGAACGCAGGCAGCGTGCCCGAGGCGGGCCGCAGCGTGCTCATCATGCGCACCGGCAACATGTCGATGGACGTGACCGACCTGGTGCACCCCGATGTGGCCGCCCAAGCGGTGCTGGCCGCGCGCGTGGTGGGCTTGGACATCGCCGGTGTTGACCTGGTGGTGGAAGACATCTCCAAGCCCTTGGGGCCGCAAGGCGGCGCGGTGGTCGAGGTCAATGCCGGCCCGGGCCTGCTGATGCACCTCAAACCCGCCACAGGCCAGCCCCGCCCGGTGGGCCAGGCCATTGCCAACCACCTGTTCAAGCCCGAAGACAATGGCCGCATTCCGGTCGTGGGCCTGATCGGCGATGGCGACACCACCCAACCTGCGCAATTGCTCGCGTGGTTGCTGCACCTGTTGGGTCTTCACACCGGACTGTCGTGCGCCAACGGCTTGTTCTTGAACCAACGCCAACTGCCCACCCAGGACGGCATGGACTGGGCCCAAGCGCAGCGTTTGCTGATCAACCGGGGCGTGCAAGCGGCCGTTTTCGAAAGCGATGCCCGCCATCTGCTGGCCCAAGGCCTGCCGTATGACCGCTGCCAGATTGGCATCGTCACCCGCATGCCCCGCGCCACCGGTCTGGATGACCTGTACCCGGGCGGTGATGAAAAAATGCCAGGCTACATCCGCACCCAAATCGATGTGGTGTTGCCCGAGGGTACGGCGGTGCTGAACGCCGCCGACCCCGAAGTGGCCGCTCTAGCGGATTACTGCGATGGGAGTGTGATGTTTTATGCCGACGATGAGCACAACACCCGCTTGCAAGCGCACCGCAGCGCAGGTCACCGCGTGGGGTTTTGGCGCGAAGGCCAGCTGGTGCTGGCCCAGGGCCCCAAAGAACACCTGGTGCTGGCAAGCCAACGACCGGCCGTGGCGCGGCTTTTGAAAACGGGCAGTCTGAACACCAGCGACATGCTCGTGGCTGCCTGCGCGGCCTGGGCCTTGGACATTGGCACCGACCTGATCCGGGCCGGGATCAAAAGTTACGGCAGCTTGCCCACCGCTTGA
- a CDS encoding ABC transporter ATP-binding protein — MSSVLSSASCRSVVPDEWQAEVQSRLQPDENATAWVLVDLNAALKFHKIALILTDRRILTAHLSEKNWQSWSLAQGQRLRQTDHAGVGQLELRDVQGRLAVWRFTLGLQDAVFRWVAQFEAQQSHRAQSPDSVPADLQGRPLQAAHVLVCPVCQASLSEDDDECPVCSREDLNPPSTWTLLKLWRFARPYKRSLLIGFLLTLASTAATLVPPYLTMPLMDEVLIPYQNGADIDPGLVSLYLLGLLASGLLAWGLGWAKTYILALVSERIGSDLRTSTYEHLLKLSLEYFGGRRTGDLIARIGSETDRINVFLSLHLLDFATDVLMILMTAVILFYINPTLALVTLLPLPFIGWLIHVVRERLRTGFEKIDRVWAEVTNVLTDTIPGIRVVKAFAQEDREAQRFKDANAHNLQVNDRLNRVWSLFSPTVTLMTEIGLLVVWGFGIWLVSDNQITVGVLTAFLAYIGRFYSRLDAMSRIVSNTQKAAAGAKRIFDILDHVSSVPEPINPVALPAHVQGHIRLRDAGFRYGNRAVIRQLNLDIQPGQMIGLVGHSGSGKSTLVNLICRFYDLSEGAIELDGTDIRQLKVADYRRQIGLVLQEPFLFFGTIADNIAYGKPDATREEIVAAARAAHAHEFILRMPQGYDSLVGERGQGLSGGERQRISIARALLINPRILILDEATSAVDTETEKEIQKALDNLVRGRTTIAIAHRLSTLRKADRLVVMDKGVVVEEGTHDVLMEAQGAYWRLYEAQQRQAEAVAVLGGSDEDKKVSA; from the coding sequence ATGTCTTCAGTACTTTCTTCTGCATCTTGTCGTTCGGTTGTGCCGGACGAGTGGCAAGCAGAAGTGCAATCGAGGCTGCAACCCGATGAAAACGCTACAGCCTGGGTTCTGGTTGACCTGAATGCGGCACTGAAGTTCCACAAAATCGCTTTGATTTTGACCGATCGGCGCATCCTCACGGCCCATCTGAGTGAAAAAAATTGGCAAAGCTGGTCCTTGGCACAAGGCCAGCGGTTGCGCCAGACGGACCACGCCGGGGTCGGGCAGCTGGAGTTGAGGGATGTGCAAGGCCGCCTGGCGGTTTGGCGCTTTACGCTGGGCCTGCAAGACGCGGTGTTTCGCTGGGTGGCGCAGTTCGAGGCGCAGCAAAGCCACCGTGCCCAAAGCCCGGACAGTGTGCCCGCCGACCTGCAAGGGCGACCTTTGCAGGCGGCCCATGTGTTGGTGTGCCCGGTGTGCCAGGCCAGCTTGTCCGAGGACGATGACGAGTGCCCTGTCTGCAGCCGGGAAGACCTGAACCCGCCGTCGACCTGGACCCTGCTCAAACTCTGGCGCTTTGCCCGGCCTTACAAGCGCTCTTTGCTGATCGGCTTTTTGCTGACCCTGGCCTCGACCGCCGCCACGCTGGTGCCGCCTTACCTGACCATGCCCTTGATGGACGAGGTGCTGATCCCTTACCAGAACGGGGCCGACATCGACCCGGGCCTGGTGTCCCTGTACCTGCTGGGTTTGCTCGCTTCGGGTTTGCTGGCCTGGGGCCTGGGCTGGGCCAAAACCTACATCCTCGCGCTGGTGTCCGAGCGCATCGGTTCCGATTTGCGCACCAGCACTTATGAGCATTTACTCAAACTTTCGCTGGAGTATTTCGGCGGACGGCGCACCGGTGATTTGATCGCGCGCATCGGCAGCGAAACCGACCGCATCAACGTGTTTTTGTCACTGCACCTGCTGGACTTTGCCACCGATGTGCTGATGATTTTGATGACGGCTGTCATCTTGTTTTACATCAACCCCACGTTGGCGCTGGTGACCTTGTTGCCGCTGCCCTTCATTGGCTGGCTGATCCACGTGGTGCGCGAAAGACTGCGCACCGGCTTTGAAAAAATCGACCGCGTTTGGGCCGAGGTGACCAACGTGCTGACCGACACCATCCCTGGCATCCGGGTGGTCAAAGCCTTTGCACAGGAGGACCGCGAAGCCCAGCGCTTCAAGGACGCCAACGCGCACAACCTGCAAGTCAACGACCGACTCAACCGCGTCTGGTCGCTGTTCTCGCCCACGGTGACACTGATGACCGAAATCGGCTTGCTGGTGGTCTGGGGCTTTGGTATCTGGTTGGTGTCGGACAACCAAATCACCGTGGGTGTGCTGACCGCGTTTTTGGCCTACATCGGGCGGTTTTACAGTCGTCTCGATGCCATGAGCCGCATCGTCTCGAACACCCAAAAAGCAGCCGCCGGGGCCAAGCGGATATTTGACATCCTAGACCATGTCTCCAGCGTGCCCGAGCCGATCAACCCCGTGGCTTTGCCAGCCCATGTCCAAGGCCACATCAGGCTGCGCGATGCGGGCTTTCGTTATGGCAACCGGGCCGTGATCCGCCAGCTCAATCTTGACATCCAGCCTGGCCAGATGATCGGTCTGGTGGGCCACAGTGGCTCGGGCAAGAGCACGCTGGTCAATTTGATCTGCCGCTTTTACGACCTGAGCGAAGGGGCCATCGAACTTGACGGCACCGACATCCGCCAGCTGAAGGTGGCCGACTACCGCCGTCAAATTGGTTTGGTGCTGCAAGAGCCATTTTTGTTCTTCGGCACCATCGCCGACAACATCGCATACGGCAAGCCTGACGCCACCCGTGAAGAGATCGTGGCCGCAGCCCGCGCCGCGCATGCCCACGAGTTCATTTTGCGCATGCCTCAGGGCTACGACTCGCTGGTGGGCGAGCGCGGCCAGGGCCTGTCGGGTGGCGAGCGCCAGCGCATCTCGATTGCGCGGGCCTTGCTCATCAACCCGCGCATCCTGATCTTGGACGAGGCCACTTCTGCGGTGGACACCGAAACCGAAAAAGAAATCCAAAAAGCGCTGGACAACCTGGTGCGCGGGCGCACCACGATTGCCATCGCGCACCGTTTGTCCACTTTGCGCAAGGCCGACCGTTTGGTGGTCATGGACAAAGGGGTGGTGGTCGAAGAGGGCACGCACGACGTGCTCATGGAGGCCCAAGGCGCTTACTGGCGCTTGTACGAAGCGCAGCAGCGCCAGGCCGAAGCGGTGGCGGTGCTCGGCGGCAGCGACGAGGACAAAAAGGTGAGCGCATGA
- a CDS encoding DUF1854 domain-containing protein: MTPFDLQRDAFGRWVLVLADGTRHSPVTAVRAYPVSAPDQGVALIDADGHELQWVPNLLALAPDLQATLREAVDEREFLPQILRLDTVSSLLTPSTWTVQTDRGTTQFMLKGEEDIRRLTGTVLLINDANGVQYMIRDLAAMDKHSRKLLDRFL; the protein is encoded by the coding sequence ATGACCCCGTTTGATTTGCAACGCGATGCTTTTGGCCGTTGGGTGCTGGTCTTGGCCGATGGCACGCGCCACAGCCCGGTGACGGCTGTGCGCGCCTATCCGGTCTCGGCCCCTGACCAAGGCGTGGCCTTGATAGACGCCGATGGTCACGAGCTGCAGTGGGTGCCCAACCTGTTGGCACTCGCGCCTGACCTGCAGGCCACGCTTCGAGAGGCCGTGGACGAGCGAGAGTTTTTGCCACAAATCCTGCGCCTGGACACCGTGAGCAGCCTGCTCACGCCCAGCACCTGGACGGTGCAGACCGATCGGGGCACCACGCAATTCATGCTCAAAGGCGAGGAAGACATCCGCCGCCTGACAGGCACTGTGCTGCTGATCAACGACGCCAATGGCGTGCAGTACATGATCCGAGATTTGGCGGCCATGGACAAACACTCGCGCAAATTGTTGGATCGTTTTCTCTGA
- a CDS encoding MBL fold metallo-hydrolase codes for MSATITFLGGADTVTGSKYLIEHNQKRLLVDCGLFQGYKQLRLRNWNPLPANPANIDAVVLTHAHLDHSGYLPLLVKNGFRGRVHATSATCDLASILLPDSGYIQEEDAFFANRHGFSKHAPALPLYTKQEAIQSLRHLHAERQGQWFEPIRGWKARFQPAGHILGAASLLLDVGGRRILFSGDLGRPDDPLMNPPEPPPQADTVLIESTYGDRQHPRGNVFEELGPLLKKLAARGGVAVVPVFAVGRAQAVLHTIAQLKAAGQIPKSLPIFLDSPMAIHSTALFERHPGEHRLSVQEVHNMDHVATMLETPEQSKSLAKRHGPMVILAASGMATGGRVLHHLTQYAGDHRNMIILTGYQAPGTRGAALASGRNAIRIHAQDVAVRAEVAQIESASAHADGNQLISWLHKMPSAPAQVYVVHGEREASDMLRQRIEHEIKWRALVPEHGSVWPL; via the coding sequence ATGAGCGCCACCATCACCTTCCTCGGCGGAGCCGACACAGTCACTGGCTCCAAGTACCTGATCGAGCACAACCAGAAGCGGCTGCTGGTTGATTGCGGGCTGTTTCAGGGCTACAAACAACTGCGCCTGCGCAACTGGAACCCCCTGCCCGCCAACCCGGCAAACATCGATGCGGTGGTGCTGACACATGCGCACCTGGACCACAGCGGGTACTTGCCCTTGCTGGTCAAAAACGGTTTTCGGGGTCGGGTGCACGCCACCTCGGCCACTTGCGATCTGGCCAGCATTTTGCTGCCCGACAGCGGGTACATCCAGGAGGAGGACGCGTTTTTTGCCAATCGGCACGGTTTTTCCAAACACGCACCGGCCCTGCCGCTGTACACCAAACAAGAGGCCATCCAGAGCCTGCGGCATTTGCATGCCGAAAGGCAAGGCCAGTGGTTCGAGCCCATCCGTGGCTGGAAGGCCCGCTTTCAGCCTGCGGGGCACATTCTGGGCGCGGCCAGTTTGCTGTTGGATGTGGGTGGGCGGCGCATCCTTTTTTCGGGCGATCTGGGCCGCCCTGACGACCCGCTGATGAACCCGCCCGAGCCGCCCCCTCAGGCCGACACGGTCTTGATCGAATCGACCTATGGCGACCGCCAGCACCCCAGGGGAAACGTGTTTGAGGAACTGGGGCCGCTGTTGAAAAAACTGGCCGCACGCGGCGGCGTGGCCGTGGTGCCGGTCTTTGCCGTGGGGCGGGCCCAGGCTGTGCTGCACACCATCGCACAACTCAAGGCGGCGGGACAAATCCCCAAGAGTTTGCCGATTTTTCTGGACAGTCCGATGGCGATCCACTCCACCGCCCTGTTTGAGCGCCATCCTGGCGAGCACCGCCTGAGTGTGCAAGAGGTGCACAACATGGACCATGTGGCCACCATGCTGGAAACACCTGAGCAATCGAAGTCGCTGGCCAAACGGCATGGCCCCATGGTCATCCTGGCGGCCAGCGGCATGGCCACGGGCGGGCGCGTCTTGCACCACTTGACGCAATACGCGGGAGACCACCGCAACATGATCATCCTGACGGGTTATCAGGCCCCTGGCACACGCGGGGCGGCCTTGGCCAGCGGCCGCAACGCCATCCGCATCCACGCGCAGGATGTGGCGGTACGCGCCGAGGTGGCACAAATCGAGTCGGCCTCGGCCCACGCCGACGGCAACCAGTTGATCAGCTGGCTGCACAAAATGCCCAGTGCACCGGCTCAGGTGTATGTGGTGCACGGCGAACGCGAGGCATCCGACATGCTGCGCCAGCGCATCGAGCACGAGATCAAATGGCGCGCCTTGGTGCCCGAGCACGGCTCGGTCTGGCCCCTGTGA
- the dnaJ gene encoding molecular chaperone DnaJ encodes MATKRDFYEVLGVAKNATDEDIKKAYRKLAMKYHPDRNQGEDAKAKEAEGKFKEVKQAYEMLSDPQKRAAYDQHGHAGVDPNMRGGAEGFGGFGDAFGDIFGDIFGGQARGGRGGGRQVFRGADLSYAMEITLEEAANGKDSQLRIPSWDECDTCHGTGAKPGTSAKTCSTCQGQGQVQMRQGFFSVQQTCPHCRGTGKIIPDPCGTCHGQGKVKKQKTLEVKIPAGIDDGMRIRSAGNGEPGTNGGPPGDLFIEIRLKKHDIFERDGDDLHCAVPISFSKAALGGEIEVPTLGGKAAIDIPEGTQTGKQFRLRGKGIKGVRGSYPGDLYCHITVETPVKLTEHQKKLLKEFEESLSKGGGKHQPSGEGWTDKLKGFFGG; translated from the coding sequence ATGGCGACAAAACGAGATTTTTACGAAGTGCTGGGCGTTGCCAAAAACGCCACGGACGAAGACATCAAAAAGGCTTATCGCAAGCTGGCGATGAAGTACCACCCTGACCGCAACCAGGGCGAAGACGCCAAGGCCAAAGAAGCTGAAGGCAAATTCAAAGAAGTCAAGCAAGCCTACGAAATGCTGTCGGACCCGCAAAAACGCGCGGCCTACGACCAGCACGGACACGCCGGTGTCGACCCGAATATGCGAGGCGGAGCCGAAGGCTTTGGCGGTTTTGGTGATGCGTTTGGCGACATCTTTGGTGACATCTTCGGCGGGCAAGCTCGCGGTGGGCGCGGTGGGGGGCGACAGGTGTTTCGTGGTGCCGATCTGAGCTACGCGATGGAAATCACCCTCGAAGAAGCGGCCAACGGCAAGGACTCGCAACTGCGCATACCGAGCTGGGACGAGTGCGACACCTGCCACGGCACGGGGGCCAAGCCGGGCACCAGCGCCAAGACCTGCTCGACTTGCCAAGGCCAAGGTCAAGTGCAAATGCGCCAGGGCTTTTTCAGTGTGCAGCAAACCTGCCCGCACTGCCGGGGCACCGGCAAGATCATTCCCGACCCTTGCGGCACCTGCCATGGGCAAGGCAAGGTCAAGAAACAAAAAACGCTGGAAGTCAAAATTCCGGCCGGTATCGACGACGGCATGCGCATCCGCAGCGCGGGCAATGGAGAGCCCGGCACGAATGGCGGCCCACCCGGTGATCTGTTCATCGAAATCCGCTTGAAAAAGCATGACATCTTCGAGCGCGATGGGGACGACCTGCACTGCGCGGTGCCGATCAGCTTTTCCAAAGCTGCGCTGGGCGGAGAGATCGAAGTGCCCACCCTGGGCGGCAAAGCTGCCATCGACATTCCGGAAGGAACACAGACGGGCAAGCAGTTTCGTTTGCGAGGCAAGGGAATCAAAGGCGTGCGCGGCAGCTACCCGGGCGACCTGTATTGCCACATCACCGTAGAGACACCGGTCAAGCTCACCGAGCACCAGAAGAAACTGCTCAAGGAGTTTGAGGAGTCGCTCTCCAAAGGTGGCGGTAAACACCAGCCCAGCGGCGAAGGCTGGACGGATAAGTTGAAAGGCTTCTTCGGGGGCTGA